One Onthophagus taurus isolate NC chromosome 11, IU_Otau_3.0, whole genome shotgun sequence genomic window carries:
- the LOC139432135 gene encoding uncharacterized protein, whose product MQKSNFHCDTTFYAPSDINCSDIPTPVVNGPTTTNNFQIGFLIGTKFLTQIIGIYDTAYDITRHANHVILNSINDIKIPDSRPSFIEPSFPKCNTLETQKKSITRLYTGNQKKEVEGYFVKGQKYLAKGRLTTNIDYGFLYQRKATFFYHNVVPQWQQISNGNWKTLKSDVRDMAALSSSFLNIYTGAVGISELFKKQLFLWNKHLP is encoded by the coding sequence ATGCAAAAATCAAACTTTCATTGCGATACTACTTTTTATGCTCCTTCGGATATAAACTGTTCAGACATACCTACACCAGTGGTAAATGGACCAACTACTACCAATAATTTCCAAATTGGGTTCTTAATTGGTActaaatttttaacacaaatcATAGGAATATATGATACTGCATATGATATAACACGTCATGCAAATCATGTAATATTAAATAGCATAAACGATATTAAAATACCGGATTCAAGACCATCATTTATTGAACCATCATTCCCGAAATGTAACACACTGGAAACCCAAAAGAAGTCTATAACACGTCTTTATACGGGAAATCAAAAGAAAGAAGTGGAAGGTTACTTTGTAAAAGGACAAAAGTATTTAGCTAAAGGTCGTTTAACAACAAATATCGACTACGGTTTTCTGTATCAAAGAAAAGCAACGTTCTTTTACCATAACGTTGTACCACAATGGCAACAAATAAGCAATGGCAATTGGAAAACCTTAAAATCCGATGTTCGTGATATGGCCGCATTGAGTAGTagctttttaaacatttacacAGGGGCAGTTGGAATTTcagaattgtttaaaaaacagttatttttatggaataaaCACCTTCCTTGa
- the LOC111424224 gene encoding uncharacterized protein, translated as MEYFLILYGMLLFGSFFETTNAADCLIDRTKIDKLFPLLLLPTYQSFTHLLDATYLPVRGSKNIVIGDGKNIAVACPGAKVTFGKTQTNVDRKSCTCKNQKFLCDTTLYVPSDVKCSDIPKSVVNRIANTENFQIGFIIGTAFLTLIDGRYDTAKDITRHTNHLILNSINDIKIPDSRPSFIEPTFPKCGDVYTQENQKKAITGLFTGSQKKAVEGYFVKGQKYLAKGHLTPNVDYGFLYQRKATFFYHNAVPQWQQINNGHWKALEANVRDMAAKSSNFLNIYTGAVGISEFFQKQLFLCNKQLPVPKFVYKVVILPSNAPKAIAFVMSNNPYDETESSSFKCTNVCNSVPHFINTEHTKCNKSYEKGCLYCCQVDDVLRKSIPFLPVGNMPLLTKILDYFLILYGMFLFGSVFETTNAADCLIDRKKIDKFFPLLLLPTYQNFPHLFDATYLPVRGSQNIVIGDGKNIAVACPGAEVILGKAQTNVELKPCMCKNKKFQCDTTLYAPLDVKCSDIPKPVVNKIPNTDNFKIGFKIGTTFLTQITGIYDTANDITRHTNHFILNIINDIKIPDSRPSFIEPTFPKCGDVYTQENQKKAITGLFTGDEKKEVEGYFVKGQKYLAKGHLTPNVDYDFLYQRKATFFYINAVPQWQQINNGNWKALEGDVRDMAAQSSNFLNIYTGAVGISEFFQKQLFLCNKQLPVPKFVYKVVVLPGNAPKAVAFVMSNNPYDKTESSSFKCTDVCNSVGHFINTEHTKCNKSYEKGCLYCCQVDDVLRKSIPFLPVTGNMPLLTKI; from the exons atggaGTACTTTCTAATTCTTTATGGTATGCTTCTATTTGGAAGTTTCTTTGAGACCACCAATGCTGCtg ACTGCTTAATAGACCGTACAAAAATAGATAAACTTTTTCCATTGcttttattaccaacctacCAAAGTTTTACGCATCTTCTTGATGCTACGTATCTACCAGTACGTGGTAGCAAAAATATAGTAATTGGTGATGGAAAAAATATTGCTGTCGCTTGTCCGGGTGCGAAGGTTACTTTCGGAAAAACACAAACTAATGTCGATCGCAAATCATGTACttgcaaaaatcaaaaatttctatGCGATACTACTCTTTATGTTCCTTCGGATGTAAAGTGTTCAGACATACCTAAATCAGTGGTAAATAGAATAGCTAATaccgaaaatttccaaattggGTTCATAATTGGTACTGCATTTTTAACACTAATCGATGGAAGATACGATACAGCAAAGGATATAACACGTCATACAAatcatttaatattaaatagcaTAAACGATATTAAAATACCGGATTCAAGACCATCATTTATTGAACCAACATTCCCGAAATGCGGCGATGTATATACACAGGAAAACCAAAAGAAAGCTATAACAGGTCTTTTTACGGGAAGTCAAAAGAAGGCAGTGGAAGGCTACTTTGTAAAAGGACAAAAATATTTAGCGAAAGGTCATTTAACACCAAATGTCGACTACGGTTTTCTATATCAAAGAAAAGCAACGTTCTTTTATCATAACGCTGTACCACAATGGCAACAGATAAACAATGGCCATTGGAAAGCCCTAGAAGCTAATGTTCGTGATATGGCCGCAAAGAGtagtaactttttaaatatctaCACAGGGGCAGTTGGAATTTcagaattttttcaaaaacagttatttttatgtaataaacAACTTCCAGTACCgaaatttgtatataaagtaGTTATTCTTCCTAGCAATGCTCCAAAAGCTATTGCATTTGTGATGTCTAATAATCCGTACGATGAAACCGAATCATCCAGTTTTAAATGTACAAACGTGTGTAATTCTGTTCCTCATTTCATTAATACAGAACACACAAAATGTAACAAATCCTATGAAAAAGGATGTTTATATTGTTGCCAAGTCGATGACgttttaagaaaatcaatTCCATTTTTACCAGTTGGTAACATGCCATTACTTACTAAGATAT tggattactttttaattctttatggTATGTTTCTATTTGGAAGTGTCTTTGAAACCACCAACGCTGCtg ACTGTTTAATAGACcgtaaaaaaatagataaattttttccattgcttttattaccaacctaccaaaattttccgcatCTTTTTGATGCTACGTATCTACCAGTACGTGGTAGCCAAAATATAGTAATTGGTGATGGAAAAAATATTGCTGTCGCTTGTCCAGGTGCGGAGGTTATTTTGGGAAAAGCACAAACTAATGTCGAACTCAAACCGTGTATgtgcaaaaataaaaaatttcaatgcGATACTACTCTTTATGCTCCTTTGGATGTAAAGTGTTCAGACATACCTAAACCAGTGGTAAATAAAATACCTAATAccgataatttcaaaattgggtTCAAAATTGGTACTacatttttaacacaaatCACAGGAATATACGATACTGCAAATGATATAACACGTCATACAAATCATTTCatattaaatatcataaacGATATTAAAATACCGGATTCAAGACCATCATTTATAGAACCAACATTCCCGAAATGCGGCGATGTATACACACAGGAAAACCAAAAGAAGGCTATAACAGGTCTTTTTACGGGAGATGAAAAGAAAGAAGTGGAAGGTTACTTTGTAAAAGGACAAAAGTATTTAGCTAAAGGTCATTTAACACCAAATGTTGACTACGATTTTCTATATCAAAGAAAAGCAACGTTCTTTTACATTAACGCTGTACCACAATGGCAACAAATAAACAATGGCAATTGGAAAGCCCTAGAAGGCGATGTTCGTGATATGGCAGCACAGAGtagtaactttttaaatatctaCACAGGGGCAGTTGGAATTTcagaattttttcaaaaacagttatttttatgtaataaacAACTTCCAGTACCgaaatttgtatataaagtaGTTGTTCTTCCTGGAAATGCTCCAAAAGCTGTTGCATTTGTGATGTCTAACAATCCGTATGATAAAACCGAATCGTCCAGTTTTAAATGTACAGACGTGTGTAATTCTGTTGGTCATTTCATTAATACAGAACACACAAAATGTAACAAATCCTATGAAAAAGGATGTTTATATTGTTGCCAAGTCGATGACgttttaagaaaatcaatTCCATTTTTACCAGTTACAGGTAATATGCCATTACttactaaaatataa
- the LOC111424240 gene encoding uncharacterized protein, whose product MVAIRSLISDFHQLSGDTAVEKHKNFRNFLKIAQESLNNQNQDEFFMGLQPKDNFQEIFRIDLLSNFKRNEELLEVLKSGNREHIGRLLKNFSFFSEIFLKIDATTLINDVLPNTSYIIRAKVVNRISKTIKNEELIEEYFFAIKDKYGIRLALVLLPGCSIELIKQIIDKYNPDLSPRHLFEIYKKDKNFLEHYFDFLKKHDETQINWKYPKILKYIMKKDVDFFWKLQNKYKFDFQSGKRTTEKLILSNKSYLKDGNKCLNSFHNNTLYKTIIKHDKLDDFVLSFYPEAPLEFLEVITCQYSLIYSILNFLSAEKKFEIIKNLFEKKYSKNILDYEASMTHDFLKIVPINFRIVIAKKLGATSDDYIYLLHPNESIPLIKQLLQNSSSCEERNKLIIELVKVLELSDDENIRLELMQFVYERYRNDTISITSFVTRICDANFVKELNEEELKAVYKLFGYIKSDSSTIWYRRKIFTIILTHLVKNKGNYDDYLLEYLKLSASEDFYFDLFENDFKTIEVLEKSIILLDKLKGNKKFHLKVAQQVLRHLFQHNLHNKAKIPFQKYEHLLNEVFNNVKNNFYDIALCVAYHIKNFRNNNLEKLFWREYNDKVSYMITWFLKRDVKQVEDNIEVVLSQQPNKINKHFLRGFKKYLTPTLKEKMLIYIKSNLSYDDFKSTNYLVRILSQIDSKEFLEITAPFMPNKLIDEIANKKEVQENIIYSLSDLDLDNKFELIKKVCVGDYLKFGLTPLYKTTYNTKQNDIFYFLNDLKDSPISLKKHPLFLARHLLPIKDAWNFIDYVEKNPSIKNVIFMKSIHLFIETPTQNNWGKVKQYFNTINENDSLILDFMIKMIKKIPSQFTKDYVQSVYGALKKSKRKGIEKKVVEFAKNIKIDESYRFLEEIIEIVLNDLLLKSQEWHTLWGLISNINPKKSNQLLCFTLEHIKTILQPPICGYSKHREPLTTLVSTFCIHILTKIEEITDEDKDRREELIKTLIFQWNFFPKYCLIESEMILKLTEAYFESNFDLEKFATPLDKLLHFYVDEYGLGVIQKLAGSVEYLFSIRRLEKEIGHGMVNKLLEINTDKINCIFAILFLPLYVFPLELNKHFKWVPVIKVIEKFIERNDKDARSVLLYYDIYLQRNRQEYFWIGNQEFPSVFTKV is encoded by the coding sequence ATGGTTGCTATTCGCTCCTTAATATCggattttcatcaattatCTGGAGATACCGCTGTGGAAAAACACAAGAATTTTCGTAACTTTCTTAAAATCGCACAGGAGAGTTTAAACAATCAAAATCAAGATGAATTTTTTATGGGATTACAACCGAAAgataattttcaagaaatctttAGGATAGATCttttatcgaattttaaaAGGAATGAAGAATTATTGGAGGTTTTAAAAAGTGGGAATCGAGAGCATATAGGGagattattaaagaattttagttttttttctgaaatctttttaaaaattgatgcaACAACTTTAATAAACGATGTACTTCCAAATACATCTTATATAATTCGAGCTAAAGTTGTTAATCGAATTTCAAAGACTATTAAAAATGAGGAATTGATTgaggaatatttttttgctATCAAAGATAAATATGGAATAAGATTAGCTTTGGTGCTTTTACCAGGATGTTCAATTGAGTTGATAAAACAGattattgataaatataaTCCCGATTTAAGCCCTCGccatttatttgaaatttataaaaaagataagaattttttggagcattattttgattttttaaaaaaacacgaTGAGACTCAAATAAATTGGAAATacccaaaaatattaaagtatatAATGAAGAAAGATGTCGATTTCTTTTGGAAGttacaaaacaaatataaattcgaCTTCCAATCGGGTAAAAGAACAacagaaaaattgattttatcaaataaatcatatttaaaagatggaaataaatgtttgaactctTTCCACAACAACACTTTATACAAAACGATTATTAAGCATGATAAATTAGACGATTTTGTGTTAAGCTTTTATCCAGAAGCCCCTTTAGAATTCTTGGAAGTAATTACGTGTCAATATTCATTGATTTATagcattttaaactttttgagtgccgaaaaaaagtttgaaatcatcaaaaatttatttgagaaaaagtattctaaaaatattttggattatGAGGCGTCAATGACTcacgattttcttaaaatcgttCCAATTAATTTTCGGATAGTTATTGCTAAAAAATTGGGCGCAACATCAGatgattatatttatttattacatccTAACGAATCGATTCCTTTAATTAAgcaattattacaaaattcttCTTCATGTGAAGaacgtaataaattaattatagaattagttaaagttttagaactaagtgatgatgaaaatataagattagaactaatgCAATTTGTTTATGAGCGATACAGAAATGATACTATATCAATAACCTCGTTTGTAACAAGAATTTGCGATGCGAATTTTGTTAAGGAATTAAATGAGGAGGAATTAAAGGctgtatataaattatttggaTATATTAAATCTGATTCTTCCACAATTTGGtatagaagaaaaatatttacgaTCATTTTGACGCATTTGGTTAAAAATAAGGGGAATTACGAcgattatttattagaatatttaaaattatctgcATCCGAggatttttatttcgatttattcGAAAATGATTTCAAAACGATTGAGGTTTTAGAAAAATCGATAATATTATTAGACAAACTTAAAGGtaacaaaaagtttcatttaaaaGTAGCACAACAGGTTTTGAGACATTTATTTCAACACAATTTACATAATAAAGCTAAAATCCCATTTCAAAAATACGAACATTTATTAAACGAAGTTTTTAATAAcgttaaaaacaatttttacgaTATTGCTTTATGCGTAGCttatcatataaaaaattttcgaaataataatttagagaAACTTTTTTGGAGGGAATACAACGATAAAGTTTCTTACATGATAACGTGGTTTTTAAAGAGGGACGTTAAACAAGTCGAGGATAACATAGAAGTCGTTTTATCGCAACAAccgaataaaataaacaaacattttcttcgcggattcaaaaaatacttaactccAACTTTAAAGGAGAAAATGctgatttatattaaatcgAATTTATCGTACGATGATTTCAAAAGCACCAATTACCTCGTTAGGATTCTTTCCCAAATCGattcaaaagaatttttggaaataaccGCACCGTTTATgccaaataaattaatcgacgaaatcgcgaataaaaaagaagtacaagaaaacattatttattctttatcCGATTTAGATTTGGACAACAAATTCGAgttaatcaaaaaagtttgTGTTGGAGATTACTTAAAATTCGGGTTAACTCCTTTATATAAAACAACTTATAACACGAAACAaaacgatattttttatttcttaaacgaTCTAAAAGATTCcccaatttctttaaaaaaacacccCTTATTTTTAGCAAGACATTTACTTCCAATAAAAGACGCGTGGAATTTTATCGATTATGTCGAGAAAAATCCTTCGATTAAAAAcgtaatttttatgaaatcaaTTCATTTATTCATCGAAACCCCAACACAAAATAATTGGGGGAAagtaaaacaatattttaacaCAATCAACGAAAATGACTccttaattttagattttatgataaaaatgattaaaaaaattccgTCTCAATTTACTAAAGATTATGTACAAAGCGTTTATGGTgccttaaaaaaatcgaaacgaAAAGGAATCGAAAAAAAGGTTGTtgaatttgcaaaaaatattaagatcGATGAATCTTACCGTTTTTTGGAAGAAATCATTGAAATCgttttaaacgatttattgttaaaatcgCAAGAATGGCACACGTTGTGGGGATTAATTTCGAATATAAACCCGAAAAAATCGAATCAATTACTTTGTTTTACTTTGGAACATATAAAAACGATTCTTCAACCTCCAATTTGCGGTTATTCAAAACATAGGGAGCCGCTTACTACCTTGGTATCAACATTTTGTATTCACATTTTGACTAAAATCGAAGAAATTACGGACGAAGATAAAGATAGGCGAGAAGAgcttattaaaactttaattttccaATGGAATTTTTTCccaaaatattgtttaattgAATCCGAAATGATTCTTAAACTCACCGAGGCGTATTTTGAAAGCAATTtcgatttagaaaaatttgcaACCCCTTTGGAtaaacttttacatttttacgTCGATGAATACGGTTTAGGGGTTATTCAGAAATTAGCAGGTAGCGtcgaatatttatttagtatacggcgtttagaaaaagaaattggaCATGGAATGGTTAATAAATTGCTTGAAATCAACACAGataaaatcaattgtataTTTGCTATATTGTTTTTACCTCTTTACGTGTTTCCGTTGGagttaaataaacattttaaatgggTTCCtgttattaaagttattgagaaatttattgaaagaaaTGATAAAGATGCGAGGTCGGTGTTGCTTTATTATGATATCTATCTTCAGCGGAATCGTCAAGAATATTTTTGGATTGGTAACCAAGAATTTCCATCAGTTTTTACTAAggtgtaa
- the LOC111424243 gene encoding male-enhanced antigen 1, producing MVSENFGLPEPPHPEEPVTTNNDVVMPNESESDDETNEYNGYEPLSTHPDNDLDEDDEEIEQDEGAAGGDFESIIRAEDVLVGEVWSCKENVVDIVMDKEKEDLVKEVMLNFTLPASSIPDWAVNVPEEQWKEHLMKRLETLKKE from the coding sequence atggtAAGTGAAAACTTTGGTTTACCTGAACCACCGCATCCTGAAGAACCCGTAACGACGAATAACGATGTAGTAATGCCGAATGAAAGTGAATCTGACGATGAAACTAATGAATATAACGGATATGAGCCGTTATCGACTCATCCTGATAACGATTTGGATGAAGACGATGAGGAAATTGAGCAAGATGAAGGTGCGGCTGGTGGTGATTTTGAATCTATAATACGAGCTGAAGATGTTTTGGTGGGTGAAGTGTGGTCTTGTAAAGAAAACGTTGTCGATATTGTTATGGATAAAGAAAAGGAAGATTTGGTTAAGGAagttatgttaaattttacTTTGCCCGCGTCCTCAATACCCGATTGGGCTGTTAATGTGCCCGAAGAGCAATGGAAGGAGCATTTAATGAAACGGTTGGAGACTTTAAAAAAGGAATGA